One segment of Pan paniscus chromosome 20, NHGRI_mPanPan1-v2.0_pri, whole genome shotgun sequence DNA contains the following:
- the CADM4 gene encoding cell adhesion molecule 4 isoform X2: MGRARRFQWPLLLLWAAAAGPGAGQEVQTENVTVAEGGVAEITCRLHQYDGSIVVIQNPARQTLFFNGTRALKDERFQLEEFSPRRVRIRLSDARLEDEGGYFCQLYTEDTHHQIATLTVLVAPENPVVEVREQAVEGGEVELSCLVPRSRPAATLRWYRDRKELKGVSSSQENGKVWSVASTVRFRVDRKDDGGIIICEAQNQALPSGHSKQTQYVLDVQYSPTARIHASQAVVREGDTLVLTCAVTGNPRPNQIRWNRGNESLPERAEAVGETLTLPGLVSADNGTYTCEASNKHGHARALYVLVVYDPGAVVEAQTSVPYAIVGGILALLVFLIICVLVGMVWCSVRQKGSYLTHEASGLDEQGEAREAFLNGSDGHKRKEEFFI, translated from the exons GGGCAGGACAGGAAGTACAGACAGAGAACGTGACAGTGGCTGAGGGTGGGGTGGCTGAGATCACCTGCCGTCTGCACCAGTATGATGGGTCCATAGTTGTCATCCAGAACCCAGCCCGGCAGACCCTCTTCTTCAATGGCACCCGTG CCTTGAAGGATGAGCGTTTCCAGCTTGAGGAGTTCTCCCCACGCCGGGTGCGGATCCGGCTCTCAGATGCCCGCCTGGAGGACGAGGGGGGCTATTTCTGCCAGCTCTACACAGAAGACACCCACCACCAGATTGCCACGCTCACGGTACTAG TGGCCCCAGAGAATCCTGTGGTGGAGGTCCGGGAGCAGGCGGTAGAGGGCGGCGAGGTGGAGCTCAGCTGCCTCGTTCCGCGGTCCCGTCCGGCTGCCACCCTGCGCTGGTACCGGGACCGCAAGGAGCTGAAAG GAGTGAGCAGCAGCCAGGAAAATGGCAAGGTCTGGAGCGTGGCAAGCACAGTACGGTTTCGTGTGGACCGTAAGGACGACGGTGGTATCATCATCTGCGAGGCGCAGAACCAGGCGCTGCCCTCCGGACACAGCAAGCAGACGCAGTACGTGCTGGATGTGCAGT ACTCCCCCACGGCCCGGATTCATGCCTCCCAAGCTGTGGTGAGGGAGGGAGACACGCTGGTGTTGACGTGTGCTGTCACGGGGAACCCCAG GCCAAACCAGATCCGCTGGAACCGCGGGAATGAGTCTTTGCCGGAGAGGGCGGAGGCCGTGGGAGAGACGCTCACGCTGCCGGGTCTGGTATCCGCGGATAACGGCACCTACACTTGCGAGGCGTCCAATAAGCACGGCCATGCGAGGGCGCTCTACGTACTTGTGGTCTACG ACCCTGGTGCGGTGGTAGAGGCTCAGACGTCGGTTCCCTATGCCATTGTGGGCGGCATCCTGGCGCTGCTGGTGTTTCTGATCATATGTGTGCTAGTGGGCATGGTCTGGTGCTCGGTACGGCAGAAGG GTTCCTATCTGACCCACGAAGCCAGTGGCTTGGATGAACAGGGAGAAGCAAGAGAAGCCTTCCTCAATGGCAGCGACGGACACAAGAGGAAAGAGGAATTCTTCATCTGA
- the CADM4 gene encoding cell adhesion molecule 4 isoform X1 — protein sequence MGRARRFQWPLLLLWAAAAGPGAGQEVQTENVTVAEGGVAEITCRLHQYDGSIVVIQNPARQTLFFNGTRALKDERFQLEEFSPRRVRIRLSDARLEDEGGYFCQLYTEDTHHQIATLTVLVAPENPVVEVREQAVEGGEVELSCLVPRSRPAATLRWYRDRKELKGVSSSQENGKVWSVASTVRFRVDRKDDGGIIICEAQNQALPSGHSKQTQYVLDVQYSPTARIHASQAVVREGDTLVLTCAVTGNPRPNQIRWNRGNESLPERAEAVGETLTLPGLVSADNGTYTCEASNKHGHARALYVLVVYDPGAVVEAQTSVPYAIVGGILALLVFLIICVLVGMVWCSVRQKGEWDGAWTLRLVGCRARKEAGPRARVTRGRSLGSGFQIPPHRGRR from the exons GGGCAGGACAGGAAGTACAGACAGAGAACGTGACAGTGGCTGAGGGTGGGGTGGCTGAGATCACCTGCCGTCTGCACCAGTATGATGGGTCCATAGTTGTCATCCAGAACCCAGCCCGGCAGACCCTCTTCTTCAATGGCACCCGTG CCTTGAAGGATGAGCGTTTCCAGCTTGAGGAGTTCTCCCCACGCCGGGTGCGGATCCGGCTCTCAGATGCCCGCCTGGAGGACGAGGGGGGCTATTTCTGCCAGCTCTACACAGAAGACACCCACCACCAGATTGCCACGCTCACGGTACTAG TGGCCCCAGAGAATCCTGTGGTGGAGGTCCGGGAGCAGGCGGTAGAGGGCGGCGAGGTGGAGCTCAGCTGCCTCGTTCCGCGGTCCCGTCCGGCTGCCACCCTGCGCTGGTACCGGGACCGCAAGGAGCTGAAAG GAGTGAGCAGCAGCCAGGAAAATGGCAAGGTCTGGAGCGTGGCAAGCACAGTACGGTTTCGTGTGGACCGTAAGGACGACGGTGGTATCATCATCTGCGAGGCGCAGAACCAGGCGCTGCCCTCCGGACACAGCAAGCAGACGCAGTACGTGCTGGATGTGCAGT ACTCCCCCACGGCCCGGATTCATGCCTCCCAAGCTGTGGTGAGGGAGGGAGACACGCTGGTGTTGACGTGTGCTGTCACGGGGAACCCCAG GCCAAACCAGATCCGCTGGAACCGCGGGAATGAGTCTTTGCCGGAGAGGGCGGAGGCCGTGGGAGAGACGCTCACGCTGCCGGGTCTGGTATCCGCGGATAACGGCACCTACACTTGCGAGGCGTCCAATAAGCACGGCCATGCGAGGGCGCTCTACGTACTTGTGGTCTACG ACCCTGGTGCGGTGGTAGAGGCTCAGACGTCGGTTCCCTATGCCATTGTGGGCGGCATCCTGGCGCTGCTGGTGTTTCTGATCATATGTGTGCTAGTGGGCATGGTCTGGTGCTCGGTACGGCAGAAGGGTGAGTGGGACGGGGCCTGGACTCTACGGTTGGTTGGTTGTAGGGCTCGGAAAGAGGCGGGGCCTAGAGCCAGGGTAACGAGAGGGCGGAGCCTAGGCTCTGGATTCCAAATCCCACCGCACCGGGGGCGGAGATGA